One segment of Streptomyces sp. XD-27 DNA contains the following:
- a CDS encoding acyl-CoA dehydrogenase family protein, whose translation MDFAFGPEDERFRHEARSWLAEHRPGEATPQGRRAWERQLGAAGWIGLGWDRAHGGYGNRAATLTQQVVWAEEYARAQAPARLGHIGENLLAPTLLAFGDEAQRARFLPPVARGEELWCQGYSEPEAGSDLAALRTTAVRDPADGGYRVTGQKIWTSLAGEADWCFVLARTEPDSRRHQGLSFLLVPMDQPGRIEIRPIRQLTGTAEFNEVFFDGAAARADHLVGGAGHGWRVAMGLLAMERGVSTLAQQIGFAEELGQVVRLALRTGTAGDPVLRDRLVRQWAELQTLRWNALRTLGATGDQGAPSVAKLLWSGWHRRLGELAVQVRGAAAALGPADWADDGTYELDSLQRLFLFSRADTIYGGSDEIQRSVIAERALHLPKEPRPAAHRPGPPPVAPPRSPTAHQKGSPA comes from the coding sequence GTGGACTTCGCATTCGGCCCGGAGGACGAGCGGTTCCGCCACGAGGCCCGCAGCTGGCTGGCCGAACACCGCCCCGGTGAGGCGACCCCCCAGGGCCGCCGGGCCTGGGAGCGGCAGCTGGGTGCCGCCGGCTGGATCGGCCTCGGCTGGGACCGCGCCCACGGCGGCTACGGCAACCGGGCCGCCACCCTGACCCAACAGGTCGTCTGGGCCGAGGAGTACGCCCGTGCCCAGGCCCCCGCCCGGCTCGGCCACATCGGCGAGAACCTCCTCGCCCCCACCCTGCTCGCCTTCGGCGACGAGGCCCAACGCGCCCGCTTCCTGCCGCCCGTGGCGCGCGGCGAGGAACTGTGGTGCCAGGGCTACAGCGAGCCGGAAGCCGGTTCCGACCTCGCCGCGCTGCGCACCACCGCCGTCCGCGACCCCGCCGACGGCGGCTACCGTGTCACCGGACAGAAGATCTGGACCTCGCTGGCGGGCGAGGCCGACTGGTGTTTCGTCCTGGCGCGTACCGAACCCGACTCCAGGCGCCATCAGGGACTCTCCTTCCTGCTTGTGCCGATGGACCAGCCAGGTCGCATCGAGATCCGACCGATCCGGCAGCTGACCGGAACGGCTGAGTTCAACGAGGTGTTCTTCGACGGCGCGGCCGCCCGCGCCGACCACCTCGTCGGCGGCGCGGGCCACGGCTGGCGCGTCGCCATGGGCCTGCTCGCGATGGAGCGCGGAGTCTCCACGCTCGCCCAGCAGATCGGCTTCGCCGAAGAGCTGGGCCAGGTCGTGCGGCTGGCCCTGCGGACCGGCACCGCGGGCGACCCGGTGCTGCGGGACCGGCTCGTGCGGCAGTGGGCCGAGCTGCAGACCCTGCGCTGGAACGCCCTGCGCACCCTCGGCGCCACCGGTGACCAGGGCGCGCCCAGCGTCGCCAAGCTGCTGTGGAGCGGCTGGCACCGGCGGCTCGGCGAACTGGCGGTGCAGGTGCGCGGCGCCGCGGCGGCCCTCGGCCCGGCGGACTGGGCCGATGACGGGACCTATGAACTCGACTCCCTCCAGCGGCTGTTCCTCTTCAGCCGCGCCGACACCATCTACGGCGGCTCGGACGAGATCCAGCGCTCCGTCATCGCCGAGCGCGCGCTGCACCTGCCCAAGGAGCCCCGCCCCGCCGCGCACCGGCCAGGGCCGCCGCCCGTGGCCCCGCCCCGTTCGCCGACCGCGCACCAGAAGGGCTCACCGGCATGA
- a CDS encoding ATP-binding protein, whose translation MQVLQVQLEVRPDPAEVGRARRWARSRLAGSGIGADEPLAETLILLISELVTNAVVHTGCPAVLRMLLPEPPPSVRPLSAGAAAGAEVPACTVRVEVADVSARAPRQRHADEAATNGRGLELVDGLADRWGWQREGTGKRIWCEIDRSEPLLAAGAYEPSYPAANHV comes from the coding sequence GTGCAGGTGCTTCAGGTGCAGTTGGAGGTCCGGCCCGACCCCGCGGAGGTGGGGCGTGCCCGGCGGTGGGCCCGTTCGCGGCTCGCCGGGTCCGGGATAGGCGCGGACGAGCCGCTCGCTGAAACGCTCATCCTGTTGATTTCCGAGCTGGTCACCAACGCTGTCGTGCATACGGGCTGCCCCGCCGTGCTGCGGATGCTGCTGCCCGAGCCGCCCCCGAGCGTGCGGCCCCTTTCCGCCGGAGCCGCCGCCGGAGCCGAGGTGCCGGCCTGCACGGTCCGGGTCGAGGTCGCGGACGTCAGCGCACGCGCGCCCCGGCAGCGGCACGCCGACGAGGCCGCCACCAACGGGCGCGGGCTGGAACTGGTCGACGGGCTGGCCGACCGCTGGGGCTGGCAGCGCGAGGGCACCGGCAAGCGCATCTGGTGCGAGATCGACCGCAGCGAACCGCTGCTGGCGGCGGGCGCCTACGAGCCGTCCTACCCCGCGGCGAACCACGTCTGA
- a CDS encoding Zn-dependent alcohol dehydrogenase: MRGVVFDGRASQVADDLEVRAPGPGEVLVAVAAAGLCHSDLSVLDGTIPFPTPVVLGHEGAGVVEATGPGVTHVAPGDHVALSTLANCGTCADCDRGRPTMCRSAIGRPGRPFTRRGEPLYAFAATSAFAERTLVKAVQAVRIPTGVPLASAALLGCGVLTGVGAVLNRARVDRGDTVVVLGVGGIGLNVLQGARIAGALTVVAVDTNPAKAEPARRFGATHFIDASAEPDPSAAVRRILPTGADHVFECVGSTRLIRQAVDLLDRHGQAVLLGVPAGTAEASFPATSLFLDKSILGCRYGSSRPQHDIALYADLYRDGRLLLDELVTATHPVADFAKAVQDLRDGRVLRAVLTF, from the coding sequence ATGAGAGGCGTCGTCTTCGACGGCAGAGCATCCCAGGTCGCCGATGACCTGGAGGTGCGCGCCCCCGGCCCCGGCGAGGTCCTGGTGGCCGTGGCCGCCGCCGGACTGTGCCACAGCGACCTGTCGGTGCTCGACGGCACGATCCCCTTCCCCACCCCCGTCGTCCTCGGCCACGAGGGTGCGGGCGTGGTCGAGGCGACCGGCCCCGGCGTCACCCACGTCGCCCCCGGCGACCACGTCGCGCTCTCCACCCTCGCCAACTGCGGCACGTGCGCCGACTGCGACCGCGGCCGCCCCACCATGTGCAGGTCCGCCATCGGCAGACCCGGCCGGCCGTTCACCCGGCGCGGGGAGCCGCTGTACGCGTTCGCCGCCACCTCCGCCTTCGCCGAACGCACCCTCGTCAAGGCCGTCCAGGCGGTGCGGATCCCCACGGGCGTCCCCCTGGCCTCGGCCGCCCTCCTCGGCTGCGGCGTACTCACCGGCGTCGGGGCCGTCCTCAACCGCGCCCGCGTCGACCGCGGCGACACCGTCGTCGTCCTCGGCGTCGGCGGCATCGGACTGAACGTGCTGCAAGGAGCCCGGATCGCCGGCGCCCTGACCGTCGTGGCCGTCGACACCAACCCCGCCAAGGCGGAGCCGGCCCGCCGCTTCGGCGCCACGCACTTCATCGACGCCTCTGCCGAGCCCGACCCCTCCGCCGCCGTCCGCCGAATCCTGCCGACCGGGGCCGACCACGTCTTCGAGTGCGTCGGCAGCACCCGGCTCATCCGGCAGGCCGTCGACCTGCTCGACCGGCATGGCCAGGCGGTGCTGCTCGGCGTCCCGGCGGGCACCGCCGAGGCATCGTTCCCCGCCACGTCCCTCTTTCTCGACAAGTCGATTCTTGGCTGCCGGTACGGATCCTCCCGTCCGCAGCACGACATCGCGCTGTACGCCGACCTCTACCGCGACGGCCGACTGCTGCTCGACGAACTCGTCACCGCCACCCATCCGGTGGCGGACTTCGCGAAAGCGGTACAGGACCTGCGCGACGGACGGGTGCTGCGCGCGGTCCTCACCTTCTGA
- a CDS encoding SDR family oxidoreductase — MGSFLAGKVVAVTGAGRGIGRAVALACAAEGAKVVVNDYGVAVHGGEPASEIAASVVQQIESAGGEAAAVADDVSTMAGGERVVSTARDRFGRIDGVVCAAGILRERMLFNMTEEEWDPVVATHLKGTFTVFRAAAAAMRRQRSGTLIGFTSGNHQGSVAQANYAAAKGGVISLVRSAALGLYKYGVTANCVAPVARTRMSAGVPMELKEIGEPEDVAPLVVYLLSDRARSEDITGQVYTVAGPKIAVWAQPRELRAGYADGTWTPEKIADFLPGTVGTDPMPMLARLDAMAAAAATGQRPNA, encoded by the coding sequence GTGGGCAGCTTCTTGGCAGGCAAGGTGGTCGCCGTCACCGGGGCGGGGCGCGGCATCGGGCGGGCCGTCGCGCTCGCCTGCGCGGCCGAGGGCGCGAAGGTCGTCGTCAACGACTACGGCGTCGCCGTCCACGGCGGCGAACCCGCCAGTGAGATCGCGGCATCGGTGGTTCAGCAGATCGAGTCGGCGGGCGGCGAGGCCGCGGCCGTCGCGGACGACGTGTCGACCATGGCGGGCGGCGAGCGTGTCGTGTCGACGGCACGGGACCGGTTCGGCCGCATCGACGGTGTGGTGTGCGCGGCCGGCATCCTGCGCGAGCGGATGCTGTTCAACATGACCGAGGAGGAGTGGGACCCGGTCGTCGCCACCCACCTGAAAGGCACCTTCACCGTCTTCCGCGCCGCGGCCGCCGCGATGCGCCGCCAGCGGTCCGGCACCCTCATCGGCTTCACCAGCGGCAACCACCAGGGCAGCGTGGCCCAGGCCAACTACGCCGCCGCCAAGGGCGGCGTCATCTCGCTGGTCCGCAGCGCCGCCCTGGGGCTGTACAAGTACGGGGTGACGGCGAACTGCGTCGCCCCCGTGGCCCGTACCCGGATGTCGGCCGGAGTCCCCATGGAGCTCAAGGAGATCGGCGAACCGGAGGACGTGGCGCCCCTGGTGGTCTACCTGCTCAGCGACCGCGCCCGATCGGAGGACATCACCGGTCAGGTCTACACGGTCGCCGGACCCAAGATCGCGGTCTGGGCGCAGCCGCGCGAACTGCGCGCCGGATACGCGGACGGCACCTGGACCCCGGAGAAGATCGCCGACTTCCTGCCGGGCACGGTCGGCACCGACCCCATGCCGATGCTGGCCCGCCTCGACGCGATGGCCGCCGCCGCGGCGACAGGACAGCGCCCCAACGCGTAG
- a CDS encoding cyclase family protein, which produces MSLPPAFHDIAERVNNWGRWGEDDEIGTLNLITDATVRAAAATVTRGHRVPLAVPLRHDGIQTGMIPGRVNPLHTMIAVNTELFGPDTVATSDDTVTMGLQAGTHWDGLTHVSHSGKIYNGRPATSVTAHGRAAFSGIETARHVVARGVLLDVARARGESRLPGGHAVTPEDLAAAEELAGARVRSGDIVLVRTGQIQRYLEGDREAYAFPSPGLSIRTPEWFHARDVAAVANDTLTFEIFPPEIEGLWLGVHALHLVEMGMPQGQNWNLEELSEACAAERRYTFLLSATPEPFTGGAGAPVAPVAVL; this is translated from the coding sequence ATGTCACTGCCGCCCGCGTTCCACGACATCGCCGAGCGCGTCAACAACTGGGGCCGCTGGGGAGAGGACGACGAGATCGGCACCCTCAACCTGATCACCGACGCCACGGTCCGGGCGGCCGCCGCGACGGTGACCCGCGGGCATCGCGTCCCGCTCGCCGTTCCGCTCCGGCACGACGGCATCCAGACCGGCATGATCCCCGGCCGGGTCAACCCCCTGCACACCATGATCGCGGTCAACACCGAGCTCTTCGGCCCCGACACGGTGGCCACCAGCGACGACACGGTGACGATGGGGCTGCAGGCCGGCACCCACTGGGACGGCCTCACGCACGTCTCGCACTCGGGGAAGATCTACAACGGCCGCCCCGCGACCTCCGTCACCGCCCATGGCCGCGCCGCGTTCAGCGGGATCGAGACCGCCCGGCACGTCGTCGCGCGCGGCGTCCTGCTGGATGTGGCCCGCGCCCGCGGCGAGAGCCGCCTGCCGGGCGGGCATGCCGTCACCCCCGAGGACCTCGCGGCGGCCGAGGAACTGGCCGGGGCGCGGGTCCGCTCCGGTGACATCGTGCTCGTGCGGACCGGGCAGATCCAGCGGTATCTGGAGGGCGACCGGGAGGCGTACGCGTTCCCCTCCCCCGGCCTGTCGATCCGCACCCCGGAGTGGTTCCATGCCCGGGACGTGGCGGCCGTGGCCAACGACACGCTCACCTTCGAGATCTTCCCGCCGGAGATCGAGGGGCTGTGGCTGGGCGTGCACGCGCTTCATCTCGTGGAGATGGGGATGCCGCAGGGGCAGAACTGGAACCTGGAGGAGCTGTCGGAGGCGTGTGCCGCCGAGCGGCGCTACACGTTCCTGCTGTCCGCCACGCCCGAGCCGTTCACCGGAGGGGCGGGGGCCCCGGTGGCCCCCGTCGCGGTCCTGTGA
- a CDS encoding acyl-CoA dehydrogenase family protein: MDLAYTEAEEEFRAGLRRWLRTVLPTLPPKPAPEDWPARRRYDCGWQRMLYDAGYAGLHWPAEAGGQGATPTQHLIFLEETERAGAPYVGAGFVGLLHAGPTIIAEGTAGQRARWLPPILRGEQVWCQGFSEPEAGSDLAALRTRAVRDGDHYLVTGSKIWTSHAEVADWCELLVRTDADAPKHRGISWLALPMDAPGVTVRPLRTLAGTAEFAEVFLDEVPVPVANRVGAENDGWRVTMVTLSFERGTAFVGEVVACRRVLGELARTARANGRWDDPVLRRRLGRLAADFTALWRLTQWNVSEAQHSGGGVPGVGGSVFKLRYAQVRQELYDAAAAVLGPQALDADHPWTADRLSSLSYTIAAGTTQIQRNIVAERILGLPKGR, from the coding sequence ATGGACCTGGCGTACACCGAAGCGGAGGAGGAGTTCCGGGCGGGCCTGCGGCGCTGGCTGCGTACGGTGCTCCCCACGCTGCCGCCCAAGCCCGCGCCCGAGGACTGGCCGGCGCGCCGGCGTTACGACTGCGGCTGGCAGCGCATGCTGTACGACGCGGGATACGCCGGACTCCACTGGCCCGCCGAGGCGGGCGGGCAGGGCGCGACCCCCACCCAGCACCTGATCTTCCTGGAGGAGACCGAGCGTGCGGGCGCGCCCTATGTCGGCGCCGGTTTCGTCGGCCTGCTGCACGCCGGGCCCACCATCATCGCCGAGGGGACGGCCGGGCAGCGCGCGCGCTGGCTGCCGCCGATCCTGCGCGGCGAGCAGGTGTGGTGCCAGGGCTTCTCCGAACCGGAGGCCGGATCCGACCTGGCGGCCCTGCGGACCCGGGCGGTGCGCGACGGCGACCACTACCTGGTGACGGGCAGCAAGATCTGGACCTCGCACGCGGAGGTCGCCGACTGGTGCGAACTGCTGGTCCGCACCGACGCCGACGCCCCGAAGCACCGGGGGATCAGCTGGCTCGCCCTGCCGATGGACGCGCCCGGCGTGACGGTACGGCCGCTGCGCACGCTCGCCGGGACCGCGGAGTTCGCCGAGGTGTTCCTGGACGAGGTGCCGGTGCCCGTCGCCAACCGGGTCGGCGCGGAGAACGACGGCTGGCGCGTCACCATGGTGACGCTGTCCTTCGAGCGCGGCACCGCCTTCGTCGGCGAGGTGGTGGCCTGCCGGCGGGTCCTGGGCGAGCTCGCGCGGACCGCCCGGGCGAACGGCCGGTGGGACGACCCGGTCCTCCGGCGGCGACTGGGCCGGCTGGCGGCCGACTTCACCGCGCTGTGGCGGCTGACCCAGTGGAACGTGAGCGAGGCCCAGCACTCCGGCGGCGGCGTGCCGGGGGTCGGCGGCTCGGTGTTCAAACTGCGCTACGCCCAGGTGCGGCAGGAGCTGTACGACGCGGCGGCCGCGGTGCTGGGCCCCCAGGCGCTGGACGCGGACCACCCGTGGACCGCGGACCGGCTGTCGTCGCTGTCGTACACCATCGCCGCGGGCACGACGCAGATCCAGCGGAACATCGTGGCCGAGCGCATCCTCGGCCTGCCGAAGGGGCGGTGA
- a CDS encoding MFS transporter yields the protein MTQTAPHPERRDRTPGPGSRKARRRRIRPLHRAWWVAAVAFVTIIGAAGFASLPGLLIEPLHEEFDWSRGTIGFAVSVNLALYGLTAPFAAALMDRFGIRKVVACALTVIATGAVLTVFMTESWQLVLCWGVLVGLGSGSMALAFAATVSDRWFVKRRGLVTGVLTAAGASGQLIFLPSLSWIVDHHDWRPAAVTVALAALAVVPFVWLLMRDYPVDVGLAAYGAEGPPELRPEPRRGAARRAVRALVEASRTGTFWLLAGTFAICGATTNGLVKTHFVPAAHDHGMAVTAAAGLLAVVGVFDIIGTIASGWFTDRFDARRLLAVYYALRGLSLMFLPMLMSDHVHPPMVLFIVFYGLDWVATVPPTIALCREQYGADSAIVFGWVLASHQVGAGLVAFLGGVARDAFGSYDVVWYASGGLCAVAALMALVIRRRDTEEAGAVPLAA from the coding sequence GTGACGCAGACAGCCCCGCATCCCGAACGGCGTGACCGCACGCCCGGACCCGGCTCCCGCAAGGCGCGCCGACGCCGCATACGGCCGTTGCACCGAGCCTGGTGGGTGGCGGCCGTCGCCTTCGTGACGATCATCGGCGCGGCCGGATTCGCGTCGCTGCCGGGCCTGCTCATCGAGCCGTTGCACGAGGAGTTCGACTGGTCCCGCGGCACCATCGGGTTCGCGGTCTCCGTGAACCTCGCTCTCTACGGGCTCACCGCGCCGTTCGCCGCCGCGCTCATGGATCGCTTCGGCATCCGCAAGGTCGTCGCCTGCGCGCTCACGGTCATCGCCACGGGCGCGGTCCTCACCGTCTTCATGACAGAGAGCTGGCAGCTGGTCCTGTGCTGGGGCGTGCTCGTGGGCCTGGGCAGCGGCTCCATGGCGCTCGCCTTCGCCGCGACGGTCAGCGACCGGTGGTTCGTCAAACGGCGCGGCCTGGTCACCGGCGTCCTCACCGCGGCGGGCGCCTCCGGACAGCTGATCTTCCTGCCGTCGCTCTCCTGGATCGTCGACCACCACGACTGGCGCCCGGCCGCTGTCACCGTGGCACTGGCCGCGCTCGCCGTCGTGCCCTTCGTCTGGCTGCTCATGCGCGACTACCCGGTGGACGTGGGGCTGGCGGCCTACGGCGCCGAGGGCCCGCCCGAGCTGCGTCCCGAGCCTCGCCGCGGTGCCGCCAGGCGTGCCGTGCGCGCGCTCGTGGAGGCCTCCCGGACCGGCACCTTCTGGCTGCTGGCCGGCACCTTCGCCATCTGCGGCGCGACCACCAACGGACTGGTCAAGACGCACTTCGTGCCCGCCGCGCACGACCATGGGATGGCGGTCACGGCCGCGGCCGGGCTGCTCGCGGTCGTCGGGGTCTTCGACATCATCGGCACCATCGCCTCCGGCTGGTTCACCGACCGGTTCGACGCGCGGCGGCTCCTGGCCGTCTATTACGCGCTGCGCGGCCTGTCCCTGATGTTCCTGCCGATGCTGATGTCCGATCACGTTCACCCGCCGATGGTGCTCTTCATCGTCTTCTACGGACTGGACTGGGTCGCGACCGTGCCGCCGACCATCGCGCTGTGCCGAGAGCAGTACGGCGCCGACAGCGCGATCGTCTTCGGCTGGGTGCTCGCCTCCCACCAGGTGGGCGCCGGCCTGGTCGCCTTCCTCGGCGGCGTCGCGCGGGACGCCTTCGGCTCGTACGACGTGGTCTGGTACGCCTCGGGCGGACTGTGCGCGGTGGCGGCGCTGATGGCGCTGGTGATCAGGCGGCGGGACACGGAGGAGGCGGGGGCCGTGCCGTTGGCGGCCTGA
- a CDS encoding acyl-CoA dehydrogenase family protein codes for MDFRLDEDQRALRAGMRELLARHTASAAREPSGPPARGGEGTVRAVWRELGAAGFFALRLPEADGGVGLGLPEAALVFEEAGRSLLPGPLVATHLAAGGVPGAAEGDTPVTAMDLGQARGDPDREVLVAHLDVADVVMAVDGASTRTLPASVVRSAARSVRSVDPGTALDVVPLRSLPPAAAFSAPQPSAARGPEETGAAADPGAAARRFRAEAKLLSAAQQLGSAARTVETAVEHARRRTQFGRPIGSFQAVQHLCAEMLVRVEVARAAVYAAAVLDAPTEIAAAGLLADEAAVRNARDCLQIYGGMGFTWESDVHLHLKRAWVRAELWGTAAEAEEHLAAALLAEQDVGFVGK; via the coding sequence GTGGACTTCCGGCTCGACGAGGACCAGCGGGCGCTGCGCGCGGGCATGCGCGAACTGCTGGCCCGGCACACCGCGTCCGCCGCGCGGGAGCCGTCCGGGCCGCCGGCGCGGGGCGGCGAGGGAACCGTCCGCGCGGTGTGGCGGGAGCTGGGCGCGGCGGGGTTCTTCGCCCTGCGGCTGCCCGAAGCCGACGGTGGCGTCGGGCTGGGGCTGCCCGAGGCGGCGCTGGTCTTCGAGGAGGCGGGAAGGTCCCTGCTCCCCGGCCCGCTGGTGGCGACGCATCTGGCGGCCGGCGGCGTGCCGGGCGCGGCCGAGGGCGACACGCCGGTCACGGCGATGGACCTGGGGCAGGCGCGCGGCGATCCGGACCGGGAGGTGCTCGTGGCGCATCTGGACGTCGCCGACGTCGTCATGGCCGTGGACGGCGCGAGCACGCGGACACTGCCCGCGTCCGTCGTGCGAAGCGCGGCGCGGTCCGTACGGTCCGTGGATCCCGGCACCGCGTTGGACGTGGTGCCGCTCCGCTCCCTCCCACCGGCTGCCGCCTTCTCCGCCCCGCAGCCCTCCGCGGCGCGCGGGCCGGAGGAGACCGGGGCGGCCGCCGACCCCGGAGCCGCGGCCAGGCGGTTTCGCGCGGAGGCCAAGCTGCTCAGCGCCGCCCAACAGCTCGGCAGTGCCGCCCGTACCGTCGAGACGGCGGTGGAGCACGCGCGGCGGCGCACCCAGTTCGGCCGGCCGATCGGCTCCTTCCAAGCCGTCCAGCACCTGTGCGCGGAGATGCTCGTACGCGTGGAGGTCGCCAGGGCCGCGGTGTACGCCGCCGCCGTCCTGGACGCGCCGACGGAGATCGCCGCGGCCGGACTGCTCGCCGACGAGGCCGCGGTCCGTAACGCGCGTGACTGTCTTCAGATCTACGGCGGCATGGGTTTCACCTGGGAATCGGATGTCCATCTGCACCTCAAGCGGGCGTGGGTTCGGGCTGAGCTGTGGGGGACGGCGGCCGAGGCCGAAGAGCACCTCGCCGCAGCACTCTTGGCAGAGCAAGATGTCGGATTTGTCGGCAAGTGA
- a CDS encoding GlxA family transcriptional regulator yields MPLDDATTGGPHRVAVLVLPGVIPFELGIPYRIFGKARSPEGTRLYEVVTCTPEPGPVPTDADFTIMVERGPEALADAHTVVVPASYALGPVYREGRLTEPLAGAFARIRPGTRMMSICTGSYVLAAAGLLDGRPATTHWHSADHFQQLFPSVKVDPDVLFVDDGDVLTSAGVASGVDLCLHVVRRDHGAAVANEVARRSVVPPHRDGGQAQYIERPVPELQLATTTSARAWALERLDRPISLRELAEQEAMSVRTFTRRFREEVGVSPGQWLVRQRVERARHLLESTDLSVDQVARDAGFGTAASMRHHLQTALGVSPTAYRRTFRSAVRR; encoded by the coding sequence ATGCCGCTGGACGACGCGACCACAGGCGGCCCGCACCGGGTCGCCGTCCTCGTACTGCCGGGAGTCATACCGTTCGAGCTCGGCATCCCGTACCGCATCTTCGGCAAGGCCCGCTCGCCCGAGGGCACACGGCTCTACGAGGTGGTCACCTGCACGCCGGAGCCCGGACCGGTGCCGACGGACGCCGATTTCACGATCATGGTCGAACGGGGTCCCGAGGCGCTCGCGGACGCGCACACCGTCGTGGTCCCCGCCTCCTACGCGCTCGGTCCCGTGTACCGCGAGGGGCGGCTGACCGAGCCGCTGGCCGGCGCGTTCGCGAGGATCCGGCCCGGCACGCGCATGATGTCGATCTGTACGGGAAGTTACGTACTGGCCGCCGCCGGGCTGCTCGACGGCCGCCCCGCCACCACCCATTGGCACAGCGCCGACCATTTCCAGCAGCTCTTCCCCTCGGTCAAGGTCGACCCTGATGTCCTGTTCGTCGACGACGGCGACGTGCTGACCTCCGCCGGGGTCGCCTCGGGCGTCGACCTGTGCCTGCACGTGGTGCGCCGCGACCACGGCGCGGCTGTCGCCAACGAGGTCGCGCGGCGCAGCGTGGTGCCGCCGCACCGCGACGGCGGCCAGGCGCAGTACATCGAGCGCCCCGTCCCGGAACTCCAGCTGGCGACCACGACGTCGGCGCGCGCCTGGGCGTTGGAGCGGCTGGACCGGCCGATCTCCCTGCGCGAGCTGGCCGAGCAGGAGGCGATGAGCGTGCGGACGTTCACCCGCCGGTTCCGTGAGGAGGTGGGGGTCAGCCCTGGCCAGTGGTTGGTGCGGCAGCGGGTGGAGCGTGCGCGGCATCTGCTGGAGTCGACCGACCTGTCGGTGGACCAGGTGGCGCGGGACGCCGGTTTCGGTACGGCGGCGTCGATGCGGCACCACCTGCAGACGGCACTCGGGGTCTCCCCGACCGCCTACCGTCGGACGTTCCGTTCCGCGGTCAGAAGGTGA
- a CDS encoding aldehyde dehydrogenase, with amino-acid sequence MTRTYRLWINGSWHTPARGHYPVVNPATEQPVGHAPDAAPAEVAAAVDAARTAFPLWSRTDPRERAAVLDRAATLLTERAPELVPLLQAETGATLRLTARMQLPTAVDRFRRYARGAAEPATVPLAPQPVGATPLAPGGLIGAAAARRPIGVVVCITSYNFPLVNLVGKAAPALAMGNTVVAKPAPQDPLACLELGPILKEAGLPDGAFNVITGPGPDAGAALVAHPDTDLVSFTGSTAVGKRIAETAGRSMKRTLMELGGKGAAIVLRDADDTVLRSAVVGVGSVWSFHSGQICTAPTRVLVHRSLYERVVTDLRDYAASLTIGDPVDNSTIVGPLISAAQRDRVEGYVAEAREQGARIAAGGHRPDVTSGFYAAPTLITDADPAMTVAQEEVFGPVVVALPFDDEDEAVRIANGTPYGLYDYLFTADTGRAWALAARLRSGNVGINTVQRHPETPFGGFKDSGVGRDGGSFGLHAYSELQSVVWTS; translated from the coding sequence ATGACCAGGACCTACCGCCTGTGGATCAACGGCTCCTGGCACACCCCCGCCCGAGGCCACTACCCGGTCGTCAACCCCGCCACCGAGCAGCCGGTCGGCCACGCCCCCGACGCCGCCCCGGCCGAGGTCGCGGCGGCCGTGGACGCCGCCCGCACCGCCTTCCCTCTCTGGTCGCGCACCGACCCCCGTGAGCGCGCCGCCGTACTCGATCGTGCCGCCACCCTGCTGACCGAGCGCGCCCCCGAGCTGGTGCCGCTGCTCCAGGCCGAGACCGGCGCGACACTGCGGCTGACGGCCCGCATGCAACTGCCCACCGCCGTCGACCGCTTCCGCCGCTACGCGCGCGGCGCCGCCGAACCCGCCACCGTGCCACTCGCCCCGCAGCCGGTGGGCGCCACCCCGCTCGCCCCCGGTGGGCTGATCGGCGCGGCCGCCGCCCGCCGCCCGATCGGTGTCGTCGTCTGCATCACCTCCTACAACTTCCCGCTCGTCAACCTCGTCGGCAAGGCCGCGCCCGCCCTCGCCATGGGCAACACCGTCGTGGCCAAGCCCGCCCCGCAGGACCCCCTGGCGTGCCTGGAACTCGGCCCGATCCTCAAGGAGGCCGGGCTGCCCGACGGCGCCTTCAACGTGATCACCGGACCGGGCCCGGACGCGGGCGCGGCGCTCGTCGCGCACCCGGACACCGACCTGGTGAGCTTCACCGGATCCACCGCCGTGGGAAAGCGGATCGCCGAGACCGCGGGGCGGTCGATGAAACGCACCCTGATGGAACTGGGCGGCAAGGGCGCGGCCATCGTCCTGCGAGACGCCGACGACACGGTGCTCAGGTCGGCGGTCGTGGGGGTCGGTTCGGTCTGGTCCTTCCACAGCGGACAGATCTGCACGGCACCGACCCGTGTGCTCGTCCATCGATCGCTGTACGAGCGGGTCGTCACCGATCTCCGAGATTACGCTGCGTCACTGACAATCGGGGACCCTGTGGATAACTCCACGATCGTCGGCCCGCTGATCTCCGCCGCACAGCGCGACCGCGTCGAAGGCTATGTCGCGGAAGCCCGCGAGCAGGGCGCGCGCATCGCCGCCGGCGGCCACCGCCCCGACGTCACGTCCGGGTTCTACGCCGCGCCGACCCTCATCACCGACGCCGACCCGGCGATGACCGTCGCGCAGGAGGAGGTCTTCGGACCCGTCGTCGTCGCCCTTCCCTTCGACGACGAGGACGAAGCGGTCCGGATCGCCAACGGCACCCCATACGGCCTCTACGACTACCTCTTCACCGCCGACACCGGCCGCGCCTGGGCGCTCGCCGCCCGGCTGCGCAGCGGCAACGTCGGCATCAACACCGTGCAGCGCCACCCCGAGACGCCCTTCGGCGGCTTCAAGGACAGCGGAGTCGGCCGGGACGGCGGATCGTTCGGGCTGCACGCCTACTCCGAACTCCAATCGGTCGTCTGGACGTCCTGA